From the Desulfovibrio sp. Huiquan2017 genome, the window GCTTTACGCCATCCGACGGTTCGCCTCAGATCAGGCGCACCCAGCTCTTTGACAAGATGAAAGACGCGGAAAAATGGGAAAACAAGACCCGAGAAGCCTTGGAGCTCGCGGATGCGGAAAAACGAAAGGACATGCATCGCGTGGGCCTGGAAGTCCTGGTCGGGGATTGGGCGAATGCCTACATGGATTACGCCACGGCCACTTGGTCGAAGGGAAGCTGCTCGGATAAGCGCCTTGCGTTTCGGCGTTTGTTCGAAATGACGGTGCGTCCCAATCAGTTGGTTCATGAGATCACCCCGGTGATGGCCCTGAACCACCTGAGTCGGCTCAAGCAGCAGACCACGGGAAACACGGCCAATCGGGACCGGAAAAACCTTGCCGCCGCCTGGAAGTGGGGTGCGCGGTATTTGGGAATGGACAAGACGAATCCGTTCCGATCCGTGGACAAGTTCCCCGAGCAGCGCCACCCGAGGTGGGTTCCGCCCCTTGAGGACTTCCGCAAGGTCGTGGATGTGGCAACGCCCTTGCAACGGCAACTGCTTCTGCTGGCGTTCCACACGGCTGCCCGCCGGGGCGAATTGTGGAAGCTCAAGTGGTCGGAAGTCAATCTGGCCACGGGCATGATCGGTTTCTGGACCAACAAGCGCAGAAGCGGGAATGCCGAGTTCGATGAGTTGCCCATCTCGGGCATGCTCAGGGCGCACCTTGCCGAATGGAAGTTGATATCCAGGGATGAGGAACTGGTGTTCGGAAGCCGGTTCGAAGGCCTTCTGGACATCAATAACCGCTGGCTGCGGCGGCTGTGCGCCGATGTTGGCGTGAGGAACTTCGGTTATCACGGAATCCGCCACCTGTCCGCCAGCATCGCCATCCATAACGGGGCGACTATCGTGGAAGTGCAGCAGTTGCTGCGTCACAAGTCCATTGCGACGACCCAGCGGTACATCCACAAGGTCAAGAAAAGCACCGGCGCGGTGGATGCCCTGGACGCGGCCTGGCGTGATGACGGGGACAGGGAACCGCCCGCCCTGAAGTTGGTCCGGTGATGCTGACGTGGCACTCGAGCCACGCGGACGAGCCACGCAAACAAGAAACGGGTTACGGCATTCACCGTAACCCGTTGATTTGTCTTGGCGTCCCCAAGGGGGTTTGAACCCCTGTTGCCGGCGTGAGAGGCCGGAGTCCTAGGCCACTAGACGATGGGGACGCATTTTGGTGGGTCGTACTGGGCTCGAACCAGTGACTCTCTGCTTAAAAGGCAGATACTCTACCAACTGAGTTAACGACCCATGACCCTTCAGGGAAGGTATGAGTATCTATTTGGCTTTCTGGTGTCAAGCATATTCTGTAACTTCGGAGGAATATGGATTTCTCTTTGCAACCGCTCGGAATGTCTGTAGATAAAAAGTTTTTCTTGCAAAAATATTCTGTCGTGCTATGATCCCGCTCCCCATTAGAAATGGGAATCAAGCCACCAAGGAGCACACATATGACACGAAAAGACCGTACCGAGGGAATCTATTCCCGCCGCGAGGTGCTCGACGAGTCCGAGCGCAGGCAATACTGCCAGTTGCAGTTGAAGGAGTTGCTCTCCTATGCCTACCGTTACTCCGAGGACGTCAAGAAGCGGTTCGACCGCGCTCAGTTCAACGTGGACAAGTTCCGCACTCTGAACGACCTCAAGCATATCCCCATCATTAAGAAGAAGGAACTCATCTTTCTCCAGTCCATGGGGCCCCGTCTCGGCGGGTTGCTGACCAAGGATCTGGGCGAGCTTCAGCGCGTCTTCCTCTCCCCCGGCCCGATCTTCGATCCCGAGGACCGCTCCGAGGACTATTGGGGGTGGACCGAAGGCTTCTATGCCGCGGGCTTCCGCTCCGGCGACCTGGCCCAGATCACCTTCAACTACCACCTGGCTCCGGCCGGGCTGATGTTTGAAGAGCCCCTGCGCAACCTGTCCTGCGCCGTGGTGCCCGCCGGGCCCGGCAACACCAACTCCCAGATCGAAATCATGCAGAAGCTGCGTGTCACCGGCTACGTGGGCACTCCCAGCTATCTCATGCACCTGGCCCAGAAGGCCGAGGAAGCGGGCCTGTCTCTGCGCAAGGACCTGTTCCTCGAAGTGGCCTTCGTCACCGGCGAAAAGTTCTCCGAGAAGATGCGCTCCACCCTGGAGAAGAAATTCGACTGCATCATGCGCCAGGGCTACGGCACTGCGGACGTGGGCTGCATCGGCTACGAATGTTTCCACAAGTCCGGCCTGCACCTGTCCAACCGCGCCTATGTGGAAATCTGCCATCCCGACACCGGCATCCCGCTCAAGGACGGCGAGGTCGGCGAGATTGTGGTTACCGCCTTCAACCGGACCTATCCGCTCATCCGGCTGGCCACGGGCGATCTCGGCTATCTGGACCGCGCCCCGTGCGCCTGCGGCCGTACTTCCCCGCGCCTGGGCGGCATCGTCGGCCGCGTGGATACCACCGCGCGCATCAAGGGCATGTTCGTCTACCCGCATCAGGTGGAGCAGGTCATGGCCCGGTTCGAAGAGGTCAAGCGCTGGCAGATCGAAGTCACCAACCCCGGCGGCATCGACGAGATGATCCTGTCCATCGAGGCGGGCCAGTTCAACCAGGAGGACGAACTCCTCCACCTCTTCCGCGAGAAGATCAAGCTGCGCCCCATCCTCAAGGTTCTCGCCCCCGGCACCCTGCCCCCGCAGATCCGGCCCATCGAGGACAAGCGCACCTGGGATTAACCATCCATCAAAGCTCATAAAAAAACCGCCCGACGAATCCGTCGGGCGGTTTTTTTGATGCCTCTGCCCCCCCCCCCAGAACGTTTTGTCGCCGCTTTCGCGGGGGCGGAGCACGGTATGTCGTGCCGCTCCGCACACAGGTTTCCCGACCCGTTGATGTGCTTTTGCGGAGAAGCACGCTCTGTCGTGTCCAGCCCCGCGAAGCGGTGCCAAGAAGTTTAGGAAAAGGAGGGGATGGGGGTCCGGGGGAAGGGGAGGAAACAACCCTTTCCAAAGGGTTTTTCCTCCCCTTCCCCCGGCCGCCGGAGGCTGCTCCCCCTACGCGGGTTGGCGGAGCATCTCCTCGGGAAGGCCGAAGACCTTGGGGGTGAAACGGACGTACCATGCGGCGGACTGGACCTGGACGATATAGGCCATGGCGATGACCAGGGCGGCGTCCGAGCCCTGCGTGCCGAAGGCGTTGATGGCGATGGCGAGCGCGATGGACAGATTGCGCATGACCGAGCCGTAGACCAGGGCGATGGCGTCGCCGCGCGGCAACATGGATTTGCCGATGACCGTGGAGAGCAGGAAGTTGAAGCCGTAGAGCAGGATGAGCGGCACGAGGATGTCCAAAAGCACGCCGGGCGCGGCCGCGATGGTTCTGGCCTTGAGGGCCAGGGCCACGAACACGATGCCGAGCACGCCCACGGTGGACAACCCCGGGAATTTCGGGCCGATATCGCGTTGGAACGTCTGTTGGCCGTAGCGTTTCACCAGGAATCTTTGGGTCAGGTAGCCCAGGGCCATGGGCAGGAAGACGATGAACAGGATTTGCCGGAACACGGCGGCCAACTGCATCTGGATGGCCGTGCCCATGAGGAGCTTCACATAGAGCGGGGTGGCCAGGGATCCGACAATGAGCCCGATGACCGTCATCTTGACCGCGGCGGACATGTTTCCCTTGGCGAATCCGGTCCAGGAGATGGTCATGCCGCTGGTCGGCACCAGTCCGGCCAGGAGCAGGCCCAGGGCCATGTACGGATTGTCCCGGAAAAAGAGGAGGCCTACGGCGAAAGTCAGGAAGGGGATCAGCCCGAAGTTGATGAGCTGGGTCAGGATTTGCGCCTTGCCGTCGCCCCCCTCAAAGACCTTGCGGACCTTGAGCGTGACCATCATGGGGTAGACCATGAGGAAGGTGAACGGGATGATCGCGGTCTTGAGCCAGCCGGTATCCGCCCACAGCCCGTAGGCGAAGCCGACGACCATCATGGCGGGGATGGCGTAGATCAGGTTTTTGGTCAGTTTCTGCAATATGCCGAACATGGATACTCCTTGCGCGTTGATTATTCCTGGCCCGACCCGGCCATCTCGGTCTCGCGACATTCGGGGTCGGAACAGCAGGGAGCCTCGCCGTCCCGGTAGACGACCACCCCATTGCGCACGGGTTCGACGATGAACCGTCTGGAACATTCTTCGCAATTGACGTAGAAAGAAGCGTAACCGTCGAATTCACCCGCCTCCCGGCCGGCATTGCAATACGGACAACGGATGGTTGCACTCATGGGGGACCTCCTTGTTTTTGCTTGTTCTTACCCCCAAAATAGGCACCTGTCGGACCCTGCGCATTGATCTCGATCAACCCTCAGCCTTTTTCCCCGGGAATTGTCATGCAGCCCATCGACCTCAGAAACGAAATCAGCGCCTTGCCCATCTTCGCTCGGCTCGAAGACGCCCAGCTCGACCGCCTGGCCTCCCATGCCGAGGTCCTGCGTTTTCCCAAACGCTCCCTTTTCTTCAGCGAGGACAACGCCGCCCGGGGGCTGCACGTGCTCTTGTCCGGGCAGGTAAAACTCTTCCGCCTGGCCGAGGACGGCAAGGAGCAGACCATTTTCGTGTTCGGCCCTGGTGAGCCGTTCTGCCTGTGCTCCACCTTTTCCGACGGCAAACTGCCCGCCAATCTCGGCGCGCTTGAGGACAGCCGCGTCCTGTTCATCCGTCCCGCGGAGTACGAACGCCTCGTGCGCGAAGACCCGTCCATCCTCCTGACCATGATGCGGGTCATGTCGCGGCGGCTCAAGGACGCCATGGACATGATCGACTCCCTGTCCCTCAAACAGGTCCCTTCGCGGCTTATGGCCTACTTCGAAAGTCGCCACCAGGGCGGCCGCGTGACCCTGGACCTCTCCCAGCGCGAACTCGCCAAGATCATCGGCATCACCCCGGAAGCGCTTTCCCGCACCCTGCGCAAAATGACCGACAGCAACGACATCATCATGGACGGCAACGATATCATCCTTCCTCATCTGGAGGCCTAGGACGACCTCCCCGAGGGGGGGGGAGCCGAAGCACAACCCCGATTCCAGCCTGGGAGCCTTTTGCGATTGAAAAAGGTTCCCAGGACTCCCCAAAACGTTTTGGGCGTCTTTGGCAGGGGCGAGCGGAGAGGGTTGCGCGGATTGTCCGGGCGGAGAGCATGGGGGTGACGCGGCAGGGCGACGCCTTGCCCGCGGAGACGCCCGTCCGGCGAAGGCTCTCTTTTGGGAGAGAGCGCCGGAGGCGTCATTCCTTTGGGAGGGGGAACCGGGTTATCCCAATCTTCTGGCGAATTCCGAGACGATGATGGCCCCGGCCTGGGCGACGTTGAGGGAGTCGAATTCCCGCTGGAAGGGGATGTGGAGGCTGTGGTGGGCGAATTTGGCGACGCCGGGCCGGATGCCTTTTTCCTCGTTGCCGAGGATGAGCACGGCGGGTGTGTGAAGGGTGGCGGTATAGACGTTTTCGGAGTCGGAAGTCATGCGGGCGCAATAGAGGGTATAGTCGTAGTTGACGCAGTCCTTCATGGCGTTGGCGAGATTGCCGACCTTGGCCACGGGCAGTTTGTTCAGGGCTCCCGCCGAGGAGCGTACGGCCCCGGCCCCGATGTAGGCGCCATGGTGTTGGCAGACGATGAGGCCCGCGCCGCCCAGGGCGTGGACGGTACGGGCGAGCACGCCGACGTTGCCGGTATCCTGGACCTGGTCCAGGGCGACGATCAGCGGCAGGGGGGCCTGCGGGGCCTGTTCCAGGAGCTGTTCGAGGGGCGTATAGTCGAGGGCGGCGCAGCGGGCGGCCACACCCTGGTGGTTGCCCCGGAACATGTAGTCCAATTCCTTTGCCGAGACCGATTTGTAGGGCACCTGGGCGGTCCGGCAGATTTCGAGGATTTCCTCCATGGCCTGGTCGCGCCGGCCCTTGCGGAAGGCGACGAAATCCACCTTCTGCGGGGAATCCAGCAGCAGCTCTTTGACCGGTTTGTTGCCAACTACGTAGATTTTAGAGTCTTTTTTTGTCCGGTCATGGTCTTGCATTCTCGAATCCTTATGATAAACACGGAAAAATGTTGCACATGGTTGCGTTCGACAAAGGGGTCTAGTAGGCGTTTATCGCTCCTATTGCAATCCATGGCAAGGTGGGCTAGCTGGAAGCCTTGCGCAACCGGCACTCATGATTTTTTCTAGACTTTTCAAAGCCGGGCTTATCTGATAATGGTGTGCCGAAGTCGGAGGATCGCTTGAGAGTTAACAACTATACATATTTACTTGCGGTGAGCCTGCTCATCGCAAGTCTGGCCGCAGGGTGTGCGCCCAAGACGCCCCAGGACGCGGCCCCACCCGTGGCGGAGACCACCGAGAACCTCGTGCCGGATGATGCCGAGGCGCTCGAACCCGAGATCGAAGCCGCGCCCGAGGTGGCTCCCGGTGAGGACCTGACTCAGACCGAGCAGGCCGTGCTTAACCAGCGTTTCGGCCTGTTGTTC encodes:
- a CDS encoding bile acid:sodium symporter, which produces MFGILQKLTKNLIYAIPAMMVVGFAYGLWADTGWLKTAIIPFTFLMVYPMMVTLKVRKVFEGGDGKAQILTQLINFGLIPFLTFAVGLLFFRDNPYMALGLLLAGLVPTSGMTISWTGFAKGNMSAAVKMTVIGLIVGSLATPLYVKLLMGTAIQMQLAAVFRQILFIVFLPMALGYLTQRFLVKRYGQQTFQRDIGPKFPGLSTVGVLGIVFVALALKARTIAAAPGVLLDILVPLILLYGFNFLLSTVIGKSMLPRGDAIALVYGSVMRNLSIALAIAINAFGTQGSDAALVIAMAYIVQVQSAAWYVRFTPKVFGLPEEMLRQPA
- a CDS encoding site-specific integrase — protein: MPYKEKRRWRGSVRFTPSDGSPQIRRTQLFDKMKDAEKWENKTREALELADAEKRKDMHRVGLEVLVGDWANAYMDYATATWSKGSCSDKRLAFRRLFEMTVRPNQLVHEITPVMALNHLSRLKQQTTGNTANRDRKNLAAAWKWGARYLGMDKTNPFRSVDKFPEQRHPRWVPPLEDFRKVVDVATPLQRQLLLLAFHTAARRGELWKLKWSEVNLATGMIGFWTNKRRSGNAEFDELPISGMLRAHLAEWKLISRDEELVFGSRFEGLLDINNRWLRRLCADVGVRNFGYHGIRHLSASIAIHNGATIVEVQQLLRHKSIATTQRYIHKVKKSTGAVDALDAAWRDDGDREPPALKLVR
- a CDS encoding Crp/Fnr family transcriptional regulator, whose amino-acid sequence is MQPIDLRNEISALPIFARLEDAQLDRLASHAEVLRFPKRSLFFSEDNAARGLHVLLSGQVKLFRLAEDGKEQTIFVFGPGEPFCLCSTFSDGKLPANLGALEDSRVLFIRPAEYERLVREDPSILLTMMRVMSRRLKDAMDMIDSLSLKQVPSRLMAYFESRHQGGRVTLDLSQRELAKIIGITPEALSRTLRKMTDSNDIIMDGNDIILPHLEA
- a CDS encoding AMP-binding protein — encoded protein: MTRKDRTEGIYSRREVLDESERRQYCQLQLKELLSYAYRYSEDVKKRFDRAQFNVDKFRTLNDLKHIPIIKKKELIFLQSMGPRLGGLLTKDLGELQRVFLSPGPIFDPEDRSEDYWGWTEGFYAAGFRSGDLAQITFNYHLAPAGLMFEEPLRNLSCAVVPAGPGNTNSQIEIMQKLRVTGYVGTPSYLMHLAQKAEEAGLSLRKDLFLEVAFVTGEKFSEKMRSTLEKKFDCIMRQGYGTADVGCIGYECFHKSGLHLSNRAYVEICHPDTGIPLKDGEVGEIVVTAFNRTYPLIRLATGDLGYLDRAPCACGRTSPRLGGIVGRVDTTARIKGMFVYPHQVEQVMARFEEVKRWQIEVTNPGGIDEMILSIEAGQFNQEDELLHLFREKIKLRPILKVLAPGTLPPQIRPIEDKRTWD
- a CDS encoding RNA methyltransferase, with product MQDHDRTKKDSKIYVVGNKPVKELLLDSPQKVDFVAFRKGRRDQAMEEILEICRTAQVPYKSVSAKELDYMFRGNHQGVAARCAALDYTPLEQLLEQAPQAPLPLIVALDQVQDTGNVGVLARTVHALGGAGLIVCQHHGAYIGAGAVRSSAGALNKLPVAKVGNLANAMKDCVNYDYTLYCARMTSDSENVYTATLHTPAVLILGNEEKGIRPGVAKFAHHSLHIPFQREFDSLNVAQAGAIIVSEFARRLG